One Pseudomonas sp. MM213 genomic window, GCGGATTCAGTTGCAGCGCTTCCAGCGGGTGCACCCACGGTGTCAGCAACAACCCGCAGAACAGGTAAATCACCATCATCACCTGCAACGAATTCCACACCGTCAGCAGTTGCTTCTGCCCCAGGGCATAAAACGTCCAGACCGTGGACGCCAACAACACCAGCAGCACACCCGCCGTGTAGTCGCTCAGCGAGGTGAACAACTCAACCAGACGCTGGTTGAAAAACAGTCCGAAACCAATCAGCAACACCAGCAGGCCAATCCCCTGCCCCACGCTGAAGCGCTCCTTGAACACAAACAGGCTGGCGATCAGCAACATGATCGGGCCCATCTGCACCACCAATTGCGCCGTGCCAGGGCTGAGCAGATTCAAGCCCATCAAGTACAGGATGTAGTTGCCCACCAGACCGAGCACCGCCATCACCACCAGCCAGCCACCGCGCGGGCCGAGCACTTTGCGGCTCGGCAGGCGTCGGGTCGCTGCCAGATAAATGAACAGGCAGCCGCCGGACACCATCAGGCGAAACCAGGTCACCGTGACCGGGTCCATCACCAGCAGCACTTGCTTGAGCTTGATCGGCAGGATTCCCCACAAAAACGCAGTCAACAAGGCCAGGAACAAACCATAAACCCAGCGACCCGATGAAATGTGCATGCGTACCTCAAAGCCAGATGGCAAGAGCCGTCATTCTAGGCTCAGCGGTGCCTGGTACACAGGGACAGTTGGCTGCCGGACGCAAATGAAACTGTGCGGGTCGCAGCAATAAATTGGCGATGTGCCGCTGATCGGCTGGCCAGGCGTTGCAAGTGGTTCATGCATAAGCTCATTGGATCCGCCAACAGCAACCCCCTTCAGGAGACCGCCATGTACGGCATGCGCGCTCAGGACAACGCCCCCGCCGTGCACTTTCGCAGTGACCGGATGTGTCGGGTGAATGGGGAGTTGTATTTCAGTACCCGGGAAAACACCCTGGAGGGGCCGTTTGAAAACCCGGAGGCGGCTGCGCGGGAGATTGCGGCTTACATCGCGCGGATGCGGGGTTTGACCACAAAACTATAAATCGAGTCGCCTTCATCGCGAGCAGGCTCGCTCCCACAGTGGATCAATGTCGCACACCTGATCCCTGTGGGAGCGAGACCGGCTTGCCGGCGATGGCGATGTAATAATCACCACAAACTTTAAGGTTTACCGTACCGCTTCAAACAACCCGGTCGCGCCCATCCCGCCACCCACGCACATGGTGACGATGCCGTAGCGCAATTTACGTCGCTGCAATTCCCGCACAAGATGCCCGACCTGACGCGAACCGGTCATGCCGAACGGGTGCCCGATGGAAATCGAGCCGCCATTGACGTTGTACTTCTCGTTATCGATCCCCAGCCGGTTGCGGCTGTACAGGCATTGCGAGGCAAACGCTTCGTTGAGTTCCCACAGGTCAATGTCGGCCACCTGCAAACCCTTGGCCTTGAGCAGCTTCGGCACCGAAAACACCGGGCCGATGCCCATTTCATCCGGTTCGCAACCCGCCACGGTGAAACCACGGAAGAACGCCTTCGGCTTCAACCCCAGTTCCAGCGCTTTCTCCAGGCTCATCACCAGGGTCATGGACGCACCGTCGGACAGCTGCGACGAGTTGCCCGCCGTCACCGAACCGTCTTCGGCAAACACCGGCTTCAACCCCGCCAGACTTTCCAGGGTCGTGTCCGGACGGTTGCAGTCGTCGCGGTCAACGACGCCATCGAGGATCTGCACCTGCCCGGTGGCCTTGTCTTCAACGCGATACTTCACCGCCATTGGCACGATTTCGTCGTCGAACAACCCGGCGGCCTGCGCCTGAGCGGTGCGCTGCTGACTTTGCAGGGCGTACAGATCCTGTTCTTCGCGGCTGACGTTGTAACGACGCGCAACGATTTCGGCGGTCTGGCCCATGGGGAAGTAGATGCCCGGCACCTGCTCTTTCAGCAGCGGGTTGATCAGGTTGTCGGTGTTGACGCTTTTCATGGTCAGGCTGATGGATTCGACGCCACCGGCGACGATGATGTCGCTGCAGCCCGAAGCGATCTGGTTGGCAGCGATGGCAATCGCCTGCAAGCCCGATGAGCAGAAACGGTTGAGGGTCATGCCGGCGGTGCCGGTGCCCAGGCGCGACAGCACCGCGACGTTGCGACCGATGTTGTAGCCCTGGGCGCCTTCGTTGGAGCCGGCGCCGACGATGCAATCCTCGACGCTGGCCGGGTCGATGCCCGAGCGCGCCAGCAGTGCATTGACGCAGTGGGCCGCCATGTCGTCCGGACGGGTCTGGTTGAACTTGCCGCGAAAGGACTTGGCCAGGCCGGTCCGCACGCTGTCGACGATCACCACTTCACGCATGGCATACCTCATTATTGTTGTCGGTTGAGAGTGGATCGAGCATAAGTCCAGCCGTGACCGGTCGCGACAATCATTCACCCCGCGTATGCGTCACCATCGGCTCAAGTCTTGGGCTTTTTCAGTTTCTTTTCATGCTTGTCGGACTTTTCGAACGCCGCTTCCAGCGCCTGGTTGAGCGTGCGCAAAACCTTGACCCGGGCCCAGCGCTTGTCGTTGGCTTCCACCAGCGTCCAGGGGGAAATTTCGGTGCTGGTACGGTCGACCATGTCGCCGACCGCGCCGCGATAGGCCTCCCATTTATCCCGATTGCGCCAGTCGTCTTCGGTGATTTTGAAGCGCTTGAAGGGGATCTGTTCGCGTTCTTCGAAGCGCTCCAGTTGCGTCTGTTTGTCGATGGCCAGCCAGAACTTGACCACGATCACTCCGGCATCGGCGATCTGCTCTTCGAAGTCGTTGATCTCACCGTAGGCGCGCAGCCAGTCGGCCGGGCTGCAAAAGCCTTCGATACGCTCCACCAGCACCCGGCCATACCAGGAACGGTCGAACACGGTGAATTTGGCCCGCGCCGGAATATGTCGCCAGAAACGCCACAAGTACGGATGCGCCCGCTCCTCTTCGGTGGGCGCAGCAATCGGCACGATGCTGTATTGCCGAGGATCGAGCGCGGCGGCCACCCGGCGGATCGCCCCGCCCTTGCCGGCCGCGTCGTTGCCTTCGAACACGGCGATCAAGGCGTGGCGGCGCATGCGTTTGTCACGCATCAAACCGGAAAAACGCGCTTGCTCGGTGATCAGTTGCTCTTCGTAGTCTTCCTTTTCCAGGTGTTGGTTCAGGTCAAGGCTGTCGAGCAGGTTCACCAGATCGACACTGCTGGCCAGTGGTGCGGCGCTGACTTTATCCGGGTGAATCTTCGGCCGTTTCAACGCGCCTTGCAGGCCTTCAAGCAGAATCTTGCCGACCGCCAGGCTCCGATAGCGCGGGTCCATCCCGGCGATCACATGCCACGGCGCATAGTCGCGGCTGGTGCGGCGCAGAATGCGTTCGCCATACTTGACGAACCTGTCGTAAGTCTCCGATTGCTGCCAGTCCAGCGGGCTGATGCGCCAACTGTGCAGCGGGTCGTCGGCCAGGGCCTTGAGGCGGTCCTTCATTTGCTTCTTGGAAAGGTGAAACCAGAACTTGAAGATCAGCGCGCCTTCGTCGCACAACATCTTTTCCAGGCGTTCGGCACCGTTGATGCTCTGATCGAACCGGGGTTCCTTGATCACGCCATGAACCCGGGCCTGCAACATCTGGCTGTACCAGTTACCAAAGAAGATGCCCATGCGGCCCTTGGCCGGAAGCATCCGCCAGTAGCGCCAGGCCGGTGGTCGCGCCAGTTCTTCGTCGGTCTGCTGATCGAACGTGCGGACCTCGATCAGGCGCGGGTCCATCCACTCGTTGAGCAGCTTCACGGTCTCGCCCTTGCCGGCGCCTTCGATGCCGTTGATCAAAATGATCACCGGAAAGCGTTTTTGCTGCTGAAGTTCGAACTGTGCTTCGAGCAGTGCCTCACGCAGCGCCGGCACTTCGGCTTCATAGGTTTCTTTGTCGATGACGTGACCGATTTCAGCAGATTCGAACATGGGGCGGCTCCTTCCAGGATTGAACAAGACTAGCGGATTGACCTCTCCTGCGTGGGAGAAATCCCATTTTCACTGTCTGGCCAGATCCGGACGTTGCCATGGATCAAGCAGCGACTCGGCGATCGGCTAGAATGGTCGCCTTGCCGTTGCCGAGCCTGCCATGAAACCTGTACTGCCCCACGCCCAGCTCGACTGGGACGACCAAGGTCTCCCGCGCTCGCGGGTGTTCGATGATGTGTATTTTTCCAACCTGTCCGGGTTGGACGAAACCCGTTACGTCTTCCTCGAACAGAACGCGTTGCGTGAGCGTTTCGCGGCATTGCCGGTGGACGGGAAACTGGTGATTGGCGAGACCGGTTTTGGTACCGGGTTGAATTTCCTGTGCGCCTGGCAGTTGTTCGAGCAGCACGCTGTGGCCGGTGCGCGGTTGCATTTTGTCAGTGTCGAAAAGTACCCGCTGAGCCTGCCCGACCTGCAGCGGGCGCTCGCCTTGTGGCCGGAGCTCAAGCCGTTTGCCGATCAACTGCTGGCGCAATACGTGGCGATCCATCAAGGTTTCCAGCGCCTGATCCTGGACCACGGACGCATCACGCTGACGCTGCTGATCGGCGATGCGCTGGAACAGTTGCCACAGCTGGACGCGCAGATCGATGCCTGGTTTCTCGACGGTTTCGCCCCGGCGAAAAACCCCGACATGTGGACCGCCGAACTGTTTGTCGAGCTGGCCCGACTCGCGGCGCCCGGCTCGACGATCAGCACCTTCACCAGCACCGGTTGGGTACGTCGTCTGTTGAATGCCGCAGGCTTCAAGATGAAACGCACGCCCGGCATCGGCCACAAATGGGAAATCCTGCGCGGGGTGTTTCTCGGTTGGCCTGAGGAGGTCACGAAGCCCGTCATGGCAAAACCGTGGTTTGCGCGTCCGGCCCCCCTGACCGGCGAACGTCGGGCCTTGGTGATTGGTGCCGGTCTCGCCGGTTGCGCGACAGCCGCCAGCCTCGCGGCGCGGGGTTGGCAAGTCAGTCTGCTGGAGCGTCACGGCGCACTGGCGCAGGAAGCCTCGGGCAATCCTCAAGGGGTTTTGTACCTCAAGCTTTCCGCCCATGGCACCGCGTTGTCACAATTGATCGTCAGCGGGTTCGGCCACACCCGTCGCTTGCTTGAGCAGTTGCATCGAGGTCTCGACTGGGACGATTGCGGCGTACTGCAACTGGCCTTCAATGCCAAGGAAGCGGAGCGTCAGGCGCAATTGGCCGCAGCGTTTCCCGAGGACTTGCTGCACACGCTCGATCAAGCGCAGGCCGAAATCCGCGCCGGCATCGCGCTGCAATCGGGCGGCCTGTTCTACCCCGAAGGCGGCTGGGTGCACCCGCCCGCCCTGTGCCAATGGCAAGCGGCGCACCCGAACATACAGATCCTGACACATCACGATGTGCTGGAGTTGCGCCGAGCGCACGGACACTGGCAAGCCCTGGAGGGCGAAACCGTACTGGCCGATGCCCCGGTGGTGATACTGGCCGGCGCCGCCGAGATCAAGCGCTTCGCCTACAGCAGCGAGCTGCCGCTCAAACGCATTCGTGGGCAAATCACTCGCCTGCCACAGACCTCTGAAAGCGAGGCACTGGGCACCGTCGTCTGCGCCGAAGGTTATGTCGCGCCAGCTCGTTTGGGTGAACACACCCTGGGCGCCAGTTTTGATTTCAACTCCGATGACCTGACCCCGACCGCCGCCGAACATGCAGGCAATCTGCAAATGCTTGAAGAAATCTCGGTAGACCTGGTCGCTCGGCTCGGCGCGAATGCATTGCAGCCTGATGCACTTGAAGGCCGCGCAGCGTTTCGCTGCACCAGCCCGGATTACTTGCCGATTGTCGGCCCACTGGCCGACGGCCAGGCGTTCGCCGACGCCTACAGCGCCTTGAGCAAGGATGCCCGGCAAACCCCGGACATCCCTTGCCCATGGCTGGACGGTTTGTATGTCAACAGCGGCCACGGTTCCCGAGGTTTGATCACCGCACCGTTGTCAGGCGAGTTGCTCGCCGCGTGGCTGGATGACGAACCGCTGCCATTGCCAAGGGCCGTGGCCGAGGCGTGCCATCCGAACCGCTTCGCCTTGCGCCGATTGATTCGAGGCAAATGAGGCACCTGGCTACCGGGCATACCAGGTTTTGCACTTAAAGCCTTGGCACGCACCCAACACCTTTATTACTTATCGATCTAAAACTCCCACGATCCCACCGGGTCAGTTTCTGAGTACCTGCCTTTTGGGCGCGGTATCGATTGACCCTCCCCAACGGAAAAACCGGTAAGGACTTTATGTGCGGATTAGCTGGCGAGTTACGCTTTGATCATCAACCTGCAGACCTTGCAGCCATTGAACGAATCACTCATCACCTGGCGCCTCGCGGCCCTGACGCGTGGGGCTTTCACAGCCAGGGGCCGATTGCCCTTGGTCATCGTCGCCTGAAAGTCATGGACCTGTCCGACGGCTCGGCGCAGCCGATGGTCGCCCCTCAACTGGGCCTGTCCCTGGCCTTCAACGGCGCGATCTACAACTTCCCCGAACTGCGTACCGAACTTGAATCCCTCGGTTACGCCTTCTATTCCGGCGGCGACACCGAAGTGCTGCTCAAGGGCTACCACGCCTGGGGCGAAGCGCTGTTGCCTAAGCTCAACGGCATGTTTGCCTTCGCTATCTGGGAGCGTGACGCCAAGCGCCTGTTCATCGCCCGTGACCGTCTCGGCGTGAAGCCGCTGTACCTGTCGCGCACCGGCCAGCGCCTGCGCTTTGCTTCTGCGCTGCCGGCGTTGCTCAAGGGCGGCGATATCAATCCGATCCTCGATCCGGTGGCGCTCAATCATTATCTGAACTTCCACGCGGTGGTCCCGGCGCCGCGCACCTTGCTGGCCGGCATCGAAAAGCTGCCGCCCGCCACCTGGATGCGCATCGAAGCGGACGGCACAACCGAGCAGAAAACCTGGTGGACCCTGCCCTACGGCCCACACGAGGATGAGAAAAATCTGACCCTCGAAGACTGGCGCGACCGCGTACTCGACAGTACCCGCGATGCGGTGGCGATTCGTCAACGGGCAGCGGTGGACGTCGGCGTGTTGCTGTCGGGCGGCGTCGATTCGAGCATGCTCGTCGGTCTGTTGCGGGAGGTCGGCGTAGAAAACCTGTCGACCTTCTCCATCGGTTTCCAGGATGCCGGCGGCGAGCGCGGTGACGAGTTCCAGTATTCGGATCTGATCGCCAGGCATTACGGCACCCAACATCATCAACTGCGCATCGACGAAAAAGAGATCATCGAGCAACTGCCCGCCGCCTTCCGCGCGATGAGCGAGCCGATGGTCAGTCATGACTGCATCGCGTTCTATCTGTTGTCCCGCGAAGTGGCCAAGCATTGCAAAGTGGTGCAAAGCGGCCAGGGGGCGGACGAATTGTTCGCCGGTTATCACTGGTATCCGCAGGTCGATGGCGCGGCCGATCCGTACGCGGCGTACCGCGATGCGTTCTTTGATCGCAGCTACGAGGATTACGCCGCCACCGTACAGCCGAAATGGCTGACCGCGAATGACGCCGCCGGCGACTTCGTGAAGGAACATTTCGCACAGCCTGGTGCCGATGCGGCGGTGGACAAAGCCTTGCGTCTGGACAGCACAGTGATGCTGGTGGACGACCCGGTCAAACGCGTCGACAACATGACCATGGCCTGGGGCCTGGAGGCGCGCACGCCGTTTCTCGACTATCGCCTGGTGGAATTGTCAGCCCGGGTGCCGGGCAAATTCAAACT contains:
- a CDS encoding thiolase family protein, which encodes MREVVIVDSVRTGLAKSFRGKFNQTRPDDMAAHCVNALLARSGIDPASVEDCIVGAGSNEGAQGYNIGRNVAVLSRLGTGTAGMTLNRFCSSGLQAIAIAANQIASGCSDIIVAGGVESISLTMKSVNTDNLINPLLKEQVPGIYFPMGQTAEIVARRYNVSREEQDLYALQSQQRTAQAQAAGLFDDEIVPMAVKYRVEDKATGQVQILDGVVDRDDCNRPDTTLESLAGLKPVFAEDGSVTAGNSSQLSDGASMTLVMSLEKALELGLKPKAFFRGFTVAGCEPDEMGIGPVFSVPKLLKAKGLQVADIDLWELNEAFASQCLYSRNRLGIDNEKYNVNGGSISIGHPFGMTGSRQVGHLVRELQRRKLRYGIVTMCVGGGMGATGLFEAVR
- a CDS encoding DMT family transporter, with the translated sequence MHISSGRWVYGLFLALLTAFLWGILPIKLKQVLLVMDPVTVTWFRLMVSGGCLFIYLAATRRLPSRKVLGPRGGWLVVMAVLGLVGNYILYLMGLNLLSPGTAQLVVQMGPIMLLIASLFVFKERFSVGQGIGLLVLLIGFGLFFNQRLVELFTSLSDYTAGVLLVLLASTVWTFYALGQKQLLTVWNSLQVMMVIYLFCGLLLTPWVHPLEALQLNPLQGWLLLACCMNTLIAYGAFAEALAHWEASRVSATLAITPLVTFAAVAMAAWLWPEYVHAETINGLGYGGAVLVVLGSALVALGPSLIAGLKARKVRMAAS
- a CDS encoding DUF6316 family protein: MYGMRAQDNAPAVHFRSDRMCRVNGELYFSTRENTLEGPFENPEAAAREIAAYIARMRGLTTKL
- the mnmC gene encoding bifunctional tRNA (5-methylaminomethyl-2-thiouridine)(34)-methyltransferase MnmD/FAD-dependent 5-carboxymethylaminomethyl-2-thiouridine(34) oxidoreductase MnmC; this encodes MKPVLPHAQLDWDDQGLPRSRVFDDVYFSNLSGLDETRYVFLEQNALRERFAALPVDGKLVIGETGFGTGLNFLCAWQLFEQHAVAGARLHFVSVEKYPLSLPDLQRALALWPELKPFADQLLAQYVAIHQGFQRLILDHGRITLTLLIGDALEQLPQLDAQIDAWFLDGFAPAKNPDMWTAELFVELARLAAPGSTISTFTSTGWVRRLLNAAGFKMKRTPGIGHKWEILRGVFLGWPEEVTKPVMAKPWFARPAPLTGERRALVIGAGLAGCATAASLAARGWQVSLLERHGALAQEASGNPQGVLYLKLSAHGTALSQLIVSGFGHTRRLLEQLHRGLDWDDCGVLQLAFNAKEAERQAQLAAAFPEDLLHTLDQAQAEIRAGIALQSGGLFYPEGGWVHPPALCQWQAAHPNIQILTHHDVLELRRAHGHWQALEGETVLADAPVVILAGAAEIKRFAYSSELPLKRIRGQITRLPQTSESEALGTVVCAEGYVAPARLGEHTLGASFDFNSDDLTPTAAEHAGNLQMLEEISVDLVARLGANALQPDALEGRAAFRCTSPDYLPIVGPLADGQAFADAYSALSKDARQTPDIPCPWLDGLYVNSGHGSRGLITAPLSGELLAAWLDDEPLPLPRAVAEACHPNRFALRRLIRGK
- the pap gene encoding polyphosphate:AMP phosphotransferase, with translation MFESAEIGHVIDKETYEAEVPALREALLEAQFELQQQKRFPVIILINGIEGAGKGETVKLLNEWMDPRLIEVRTFDQQTDEELARPPAWRYWRMLPAKGRMGIFFGNWYSQMLQARVHGVIKEPRFDQSINGAERLEKMLCDEGALIFKFWFHLSKKQMKDRLKALADDPLHSWRISPLDWQQSETYDRFVKYGERILRRTSRDYAPWHVIAGMDPRYRSLAVGKILLEGLQGALKRPKIHPDKVSAAPLASSVDLVNLLDSLDLNQHLEKEDYEEQLITEQARFSGLMRDKRMRRHALIAVFEGNDAAGKGGAIRRVAAALDPRQYSIVPIAAPTEEERAHPYLWRFWRHIPARAKFTVFDRSWYGRVLVERIEGFCSPADWLRAYGEINDFEEQIADAGVIVVKFWLAIDKQTQLERFEEREQIPFKRFKITEDDWRNRDKWEAYRGAVGDMVDRTSTEISPWTLVEANDKRWARVKVLRTLNQALEAAFEKSDKHEKKLKKPKT
- a CDS encoding N-acetylglutaminylglutamine amidotransferase, which translates into the protein MCGLAGELRFDHQPADLAAIERITHHLAPRGPDAWGFHSQGPIALGHRRLKVMDLSDGSAQPMVAPQLGLSLAFNGAIYNFPELRTELESLGYAFYSGGDTEVLLKGYHAWGEALLPKLNGMFAFAIWERDAKRLFIARDRLGVKPLYLSRTGQRLRFASALPALLKGGDINPILDPVALNHYLNFHAVVPAPRTLLAGIEKLPPATWMRIEADGTTEQKTWWTLPYGPHEDEKNLTLEDWRDRVLDSTRDAVAIRQRAAVDVGVLLSGGVDSSMLVGLLREVGVENLSTFSIGFQDAGGERGDEFQYSDLIARHYGTQHHQLRIDEKEIIEQLPAAFRAMSEPMVSHDCIAFYLLSREVAKHCKVVQSGQGADELFAGYHWYPQVDGAADPYAAYRDAFFDRSYEDYAATVQPKWLTANDAAGDFVKEHFAQPGADAAVDKALRLDSTVMLVDDPVKRVDNMTMAWGLEARTPFLDYRLVELSARVPGKFKLPDGGKQVLKEAARLVIPSEVIDRKKGYFPVPGLKHLQGDTLSWVRELLLDPSQDRGLFNPAMLDRLLTDPQGQLTPLRGSKLWQLAALNLWLSEQGI